The following are encoded in a window of bacterium genomic DNA:
- a CDS encoding FecR family protein, giving the protein MIKRSVFLLCLFLLTASLAGAEITYMVGSVSVFRGGDSFSASLGSRLKGGDIVKTLDRSRVEITFDDGSLVRLSSNSDLTIERASTSGLATSTVVSSTGGRLWSTVTPFNDPASNYVVKTPTATAACRGTVFRTDVYPDTSTLLRVYSGSVEMWNPMAAIEGPMFWETEGTEGEGKSGERYEVVGPQEVSGPIEVSEEQWKQVILGGMQQLYIAPDGSVAASGEFSPEDELELDEWVTWNQERDAELGR; this is encoded by the coding sequence ATGATTAAACGGTCTGTGTTTCTTCTCTGCCTTTTCCTCCTGACCGCCTCACTGGCGGGCGCGGAGATCACTTACATGGTGGGGAGCGTGAGCGTGTTCCGCGGGGGCGATAGCTTCTCGGCCTCCCTCGGATCGCGACTCAAGGGCGGGGACATCGTAAAAACCCTGGACCGCTCCCGGGTGGAGATTACATTCGACGACGGTTCCCTCGTGCGCCTCTCGTCCAACTCCGATCTGACCATCGAGCGGGCGTCCACGAGCGGGCTGGCCACCAGCACGGTGGTATCCTCCACCGGCGGCAGGCTTTGGTCCACCGTCACCCCCTTCAACGACCCGGCGAGCAACTACGTCGTCAAGACGCCGACAGCCACGGCGGCGTGCCGGGGAACCGTCTTCCGCACCGACGTCTATCCCGACACCTCGACCCTGCTGCGCGTTTATTCGGGCAGCGTGGAGATGTGGAACCCCATGGCCGCCATCGAGGGCCCCATGTTCTGGGAGACCGAGGGCACCGAAGGCGAGGGCAAGTCCGGTGAGCGGTACGAGGTCGTCGGCCCCCAAGAGGTCTCCGGGCCCATCGAGGTGTCCGAGGAACAATGGAAGCAGGTCATCCTCGGGGGGATGCAGCAGCTATACATCGCTCCCGACGGCTCCGTGGCCGCGTCCGGGGAGTTCTCCCCCGAGGACGAGCTGGAGCTGGACGAGTGGGTCACCTGGAACCAGG